In the genome of Flammeovirga agarivorans, one region contains:
- the rnpA gene encoding ribonuclease P protein component, which yields MEQNNLPTYTRSTFPKCEHLKSKSRIEQMFKKGQSVFCFPYKVYYTLSDDLTTAPIPPQVLFSVSKRTFKNASDRNRVKRQLKEAYRLNKNILNIENPQKSIEAISFVYVSKKKEPYNFLERKMKASLYRLVDQYIEKEEVE from the coding sequence ATGGAGCAGAATAATTTGCCGACATATACAAGGTCCACTTTCCCAAAGTGTGAGCACCTTAAGAGTAAGAGTAGAATAGAGCAGATGTTCAAGAAAGGGCAATCTGTTTTTTGTTTTCCATACAAAGTATATTACACTTTGTCGGATGATCTTACTACAGCTCCAATACCCCCTCAAGTTTTATTCTCAGTATCAAAGAGAACCTTCAAGAATGCCTCTGATAGAAACAGGGTTAAACGTCAATTGAAGGAAGCGTATCGCTTAAATAAGAATATCTTAAACATAGAAAATCCTCAAAAAAGCATTGAGGCAATTTCGTTTGTTTATGTCTCTAAAAAGAAAGAGCCTTACAATTTCCTTGAAAGAAAAATGAAGGCATCTCTTTATAGATTAGTAGATCAATATATCGAAAAAGAAGAAGTTGAATAA
- a CDS encoding VWA domain-containing protein — MMSKLIESVRKMLGGKTQQKQDDLKKKLSDNATKFDKSQHLISQLMDHLGLGFEKAKGKWQSTGFDVLTRYERLLEDEEMLKELVELLGRYASAELEEEKEQLEEISIQPFRRTFTHGKESLIGVHESDDLSQILPTEAALLGNEDTELIFYKKFVEHKLQTFELKAEERPPVKEEGKKSQKVSTKEDVAGPVILCIDTSASMLGKPEQIAKTLCFAIMKMALENKRECILFSFGATEDEIEKIDLSNLREGLEPLIHFLSMSFSAGTNAGPALHAAIDQMQQPNYKMADLILITDGKIPELSTDILHKLRKAQSKDSRFYAVTFGAENAPELKPFDLVWKYRASKKESLAEFARKIKKLKRKK, encoded by the coding sequence ATGATGTCGAAGCTGATTGAGAGTGTTCGTAAAATGCTTGGAGGTAAAACCCAACAAAAGCAAGACGACCTCAAAAAGAAGCTTAGTGATAATGCCACAAAGTTCGACAAAAGTCAACACCTGATCAGCCAATTGATGGACCATCTTGGGCTAGGGTTTGAAAAGGCTAAAGGGAAATGGCAAAGTACTGGTTTTGATGTACTCACTCGGTACGAACGTCTACTCGAAGATGAGGAGATGCTAAAAGAGTTAGTAGAATTACTAGGTAGATATGCCAGTGCAGAACTTGAAGAGGAAAAGGAACAACTGGAAGAAATATCAATTCAACCTTTTAGAAGGACTTTCACTCATGGCAAAGAGTCTTTGATTGGTGTACATGAAAGTGATGATCTATCACAAATATTACCAACAGAAGCTGCCTTATTAGGAAATGAAGACACTGAGTTGATCTTTTACAAAAAGTTTGTTGAGCATAAACTGCAAACTTTCGAGCTAAAAGCTGAAGAACGTCCTCCAGTAAAAGAAGAAGGAAAGAAAAGTCAGAAAGTAAGTACTAAGGAAGACGTTGCTGGGCCGGTAATTCTTTGTATTGACACCAGTGCATCCATGTTAGGAAAGCCAGAGCAAATTGCCAAAACGCTATGCTTTGCAATTATGAAAATGGCTTTGGAAAATAAACGAGAATGTATTCTTTTTTCTTTTGGTGCGACTGAGGATGAAATTGAGAAGATTGACCTAAGCAACTTAAGGGAAGGCTTAGAACCTCTAATACATTTCCTTTCTATGTCATTTAGTGCAGGTACCAATGCAGGACCCGCGTTACATGCAGCTATCGATCAGATGCAACAACCAAACTATAAAATGGCAGATTTGATATTGATTACAGATGGGAAAATTCCAGAGTTATCTACTGATATCTTGCACAAATTGAGAAAAGCACAATCAAAAGACAGTAGATTTTATGCTGTTACTTTTGGTGCTGAGAATGCTCCAGAGTTGAAGCCTTTTGACTTGGTTTGGAAGTATCGAGCCAGTAAAAAAGAGAGTTTAGCTGAGTTTGCTAGAAAAATCAAAAAACTAAAAAGGAAGAAATAG
- a CDS encoding AAA family ATPase, translating to MSELSNLAYDVRKRSKKLLGLLGEDLHEKEDVLSLAMLSAIAGESIFMLGPPGVGKSMIARRLKYAFKGGDSFEYLMNRFSTPDEIFGPISISKLSKEDKYERLTDNYLPGSSVVFLDEIWKAGPSIQNALLTVLNEKVFRNGDQEIEVKVHALLSASNELPAKGEGLEAIWDRFLVRVYVDRIIDEQKFFDMITSSKLTTPVVDESLKFDETEVDGWSPIIDTVKVPQEILSVISIVRKYIERYNQSSKGENEESIYVSDRRWHKIVRLLRTSAFMNGRDRIDLSDCFLISNCIWHTPDQIDMVRQWVTRAVQKYGWSAKYSMETVRSQLVSFEKDVDSMTKEEKELLIETPTIIDDDYYMIENFIGINNRILADDFEMMGRGASDVILYSSTGRTETFTIGKISDIEIEVRMGHEYHKYQLRSSKEQRLGKVARSITDDVKVQLNKEADLLLKYLDKISTEIEEVRHSREEGVGKNIFLSENWRSLIDESLNDLWKQILNYKLQTEKLKRSYGG from the coding sequence ATGAGCGAACTCTCAAACTTAGCCTACGACGTACGTAAGCGATCAAAGAAACTACTGGGTTTACTTGGAGAAGATCTTCATGAAAAAGAAGATGTTCTTTCATTAGCGATGTTAAGTGCCATTGCCGGCGAAAGTATTTTTATGCTAGGCCCTCCCGGTGTTGGTAAAAGTATGATTGCAAGACGATTGAAATATGCCTTCAAAGGCGGCGATTCATTTGAATATCTAATGAATAGATTTAGTACTCCAGATGAAATATTTGGCCCTATCTCTATATCAAAACTTAGTAAAGAAGATAAATACGAAAGATTAACAGACAATTACCTTCCGGGATCTTCTGTAGTCTTTCTTGATGAAATATGGAAAGCTGGACCTTCTATTCAGAATGCCCTTCTTACTGTACTAAATGAAAAAGTATTTAGAAATGGTGATCAAGAAATAGAAGTAAAAGTACATGCACTTTTATCTGCTTCTAACGAACTTCCTGCTAAAGGCGAAGGACTAGAAGCTATATGGGACCGTTTCCTAGTAAGAGTTTATGTGGATAGAATTATCGATGAACAAAAGTTTTTCGATATGATTACGTCTTCTAAACTTACTACGCCTGTTGTAGACGAATCATTGAAGTTCGATGAAACTGAAGTAGACGGTTGGAGCCCTATTATTGACACTGTAAAAGTACCACAAGAGATACTTAGTGTCATTTCGATTGTTAGAAAGTATATAGAACGTTACAACCAATCTTCTAAAGGAGAAAATGAAGAAAGCATTTATGTTTCTGACCGTAGATGGCATAAGATTGTTCGTTTATTAAGAACCTCTGCCTTTATGAATGGTCGAGACCGCATCGATCTATCAGATTGTTTCCTTATTTCCAATTGTATTTGGCATACTCCTGATCAAATTGATATGGTGAGACAATGGGTAACCAGAGCTGTTCAAAAATATGGTTGGAGTGCGAAGTATAGCATGGAAACTGTCCGTTCTCAGTTGGTATCTTTTGAGAAAGATGTTGATAGTATGACAAAAGAAGAAAAAGAGCTTCTTATTGAAACACCTACTATTATCGATGATGATTATTACATGATCGAAAACTTCATCGGAATCAATAACCGTATCTTAGCAGATGACTTTGAGATGATGGGCCGAGGTGCTTCTGATGTTATATTATACTCATCTACAGGCAGAACGGAAACCTTTACGATTGGTAAGATTTCAGATATTGAAATCGAAGTACGTATGGGACATGAATATCATAAATATCAATTAAGATCTTCTAAAGAACAGCGTTTAGGTAAAGTAGCAAGAAGCATCACCGACGATGTAAAAGTTCAACTTAACAAAGAAGCTGATCTACTATTAAAATATTTGGATAAGATTTCAACAGAAATCGAAGAAGTACGTCACAGTAGAGAAGAAGGTGTAGGTAAAAACATCTTCCTTTCAGAAAATTGGCGTTCATTGATCGATGAAAGTTTAAATGATCTGTGGAAACAAATTCTTAATTATAAACTTCAAACAGAAAAGTTAAAACGTAGTTATGGAGGATAA
- a CDS encoding DUF5916 domain-containing protein, with translation MNIHAWNTHDAPKIDGILDDEVWSDPLNMTNLTASLNGHYLNNDEADKYIYEGYFTQNWPNNNQPSRQKTRLQVAYDDYAIYVSAQLYDTAPDSVRTNLGGRDSGSGAADSFIVSFDTYNKQQDCFEFEVTAAGVQSDRMRGMSGWDGNWNEVWQSAVQKNEEGWAVEMAIPYRALRMPNAKEMVWGVNFGRVIKRSNETAFWNNVDAEKQGYVNQFGSLRGLYDIKPPLRLTLSPYISNVAVSKQGSDKIANTFSGGADLKLGLGQSFTLDVSLVPDFSQVQADNEVLNLSAYEVQYGEFRDFFRQGTSIFNKWGQFYSRRIGQSHVAPSDDHLQDNEEFIFKPNDAPLINSIKLTGRTEKGLGVGILNSITNVSYAIIEDTLTNETRTVEADPLTNFNIISVDQNLPNNSSIGVINTNVRRGQGHKSSNVSSGHFNLYDRNNMFRFRGFGALSQEFNTEVGNNGEDERLTTLGHRFDLGHGKVSGNWHYWVSTNVESDTYNPNDLGYNSSNNAIQVRANTSWNQYKGKGIYQRYWVRVGYNEDHLYAPKAFMYRNLWGDADMLFNNFWSVRLNAAITPQMSYDYFGPREEGYRFAQYPSHDTGVTLNSDGSKRYSISMRASIWQRQHFNQLDDYYRYGQTYRVNDKWDLNHQIAWSQNRNEKGYVTTEKDESDNVEAVIYGDRNVKTLENNFWTQYTFNNKMFLKLRLRHYWRQVAYDEFFDLAKSGELLTSDFSDVNEDGEKEHDANYNTFNMEVSYSWEFLPGSFVTAMWRNELGSNSYNSHYNFTENVNEMWKEAQVNTLSVRLMYFLDYQQVKRGIKNM, from the coding sequence ATGAACATACATGCATGGAACACACATGATGCTCCGAAAATTGATGGTATTCTAGACGATGAAGTCTGGAGTGATCCATTGAACATGACAAATCTGACGGCAAGTCTTAACGGCCATTACTTAAATAATGATGAGGCTGATAAGTATATCTATGAAGGATATTTTACTCAGAACTGGCCGAACAATAATCAACCTTCAAGACAAAAAACCAGATTACAGGTAGCCTATGATGATTATGCTATTTATGTAAGTGCTCAACTATACGATACTGCTCCTGATTCTGTAAGAACAAACCTAGGCGGTAGAGACTCTGGAAGTGGAGCGGCAGATTCATTTATTGTTTCTTTTGATACATACAACAAACAACAGGATTGTTTTGAATTCGAAGTAACTGCGGCTGGTGTACAAAGTGACAGAATGAGAGGTATGTCTGGCTGGGATGGCAACTGGAATGAAGTATGGCAATCTGCAGTTCAGAAGAATGAAGAAGGATGGGCTGTCGAAATGGCAATACCTTACAGAGCTTTAAGAATGCCTAACGCCAAAGAAATGGTATGGGGTGTCAACTTTGGTAGGGTAATTAAACGTTCTAACGAGACGGCTTTCTGGAATAATGTTGATGCAGAAAAACAAGGATATGTTAATCAGTTTGGGTCATTAAGAGGGTTATATGACATCAAACCTCCATTAAGACTTACATTATCACCTTATATCAGTAATGTGGCAGTAAGTAAACAAGGTTCTGATAAAATTGCGAATACATTCTCTGGTGGTGCCGATTTAAAACTAGGGTTAGGACAAAGCTTTACATTAGATGTTAGTTTAGTTCCCGATTTCTCTCAAGTTCAAGCAGATAATGAGGTACTCAACCTATCGGCTTATGAAGTTCAATACGGAGAATTTAGGGATTTCTTTAGACAAGGTACTTCAATCTTTAATAAGTGGGGACAATTTTATTCAAGAAGAATTGGTCAGAGTCATGTTGCTCCTTCTGATGATCACCTACAAGACAATGAAGAGTTTATCTTCAAACCTAATGACGCTCCTTTAATCAACTCTATAAAACTTACTGGTAGAACAGAAAAAGGACTCGGTGTTGGTATTCTTAATTCCATCACTAATGTTAGTTATGCAATTATTGAAGATACGCTAACAAATGAAACAAGAACTGTAGAAGCTGATCCTCTTACCAACTTCAATATCATTTCTGTTGATCAAAACTTACCTAATAATTCATCTATTGGTGTGATCAACACAAATGTTCGTAGAGGCCAAGGACATAAATCTTCTAATGTATCCTCTGGTCACTTCAACTTGTATGATAGAAATAACATGTTCCGCTTTAGAGGTTTTGGGGCTTTGAGTCAAGAATTCAATACTGAAGTAGGCAATAATGGTGAAGACGAGAGGTTAACAACTTTAGGACATCGCTTTGATTTAGGACATGGTAAAGTTTCAGGAAACTGGCACTACTGGGTATCTACAAATGTAGAATCGGATACTTACAACCCTAACGATTTAGGATATAATAGTTCTAATAACGCCATTCAAGTAAGAGCAAATACTTCATGGAATCAATATAAAGGAAAAGGAATTTACCAAAGATATTGGGTAAGGGTTGGATACAACGAGGATCATCTTTATGCACCTAAAGCATTTATGTATAGGAACCTATGGGGTGATGCAGACATGCTTTTCAATAACTTCTGGAGTGTAAGGTTAAATGCAGCTATTACGCCGCAAATGAGTTACGATTACTTCGGACCAAGAGAAGAAGGCTATCGCTTTGCTCAATATCCATCACATGATACAGGGGTTACACTTAACTCTGATGGTAGTAAAAGGTACTCTATCAGTATGAGAGCTAGCATATGGCAAAGACAACATTTCAATCAATTGGATGATTATTACCGTTATGGGCAAACATATAGGGTAAATGACAAATGGGATTTGAACCACCAAATTGCATGGAGCCAAAATAGAAATGAAAAAGGATATGTCACTACCGAAAAAGATGAAAGTGATAATGTCGAAGCAGTAATATATGGAGATAGAAATGTAAAGACCTTAGAAAATAATTTCTGGACGCAATATACTTTCAACAATAAGATGTTCTTAAAATTGAGATTAAGACATTATTGGAGACAAGTTGCTTATGATGAATTTTTCGATTTAGCTAAATCAGGAGAGTTATTAACTTCAGACTTTTCTGATGTCAATGAAGATGGAGAAAAAGAACATGATGCCAACTATAATACATTTAATATGGAAGTATCGTATAGTTGGGAATTCCTTCCTGGCAGTTTTGTTACTGCTATGTGGAGAAATGAACTAGGGTCAAATTCTTATAACTCACATTATAACTTTACAGAAAATGTAAATGAGATGTGGAAAGAAGCTCAAGTAAATACACTTTCTGTTCGATTAATGTATTTCTTGGATTATCAACAAGTAAAAAGAGGAATTAAGAACATGTAA
- the miaB gene encoding tRNA (N6-isopentenyl adenosine(37)-C2)-methylthiotransferase MiaB has protein sequence MSDLIKDINFVGEEVDKKAVTCEVKVTDNTAAEGQRKLYIESYGCQMNFSDSEIVASVMQENNFGTTNDVEEADLVFLNTCSIREKAEQTVRKRLTVFNKIKKRKPGMIIGVLGCMAERLKTQLLEEEKMVDIVAGPDAYRDLPKLVGDVDEGDKGVNVFLSRDETYADIAPIRLNSNGITAMISIMRGCDNMCSFCVVPFTRGRERSRDPHSIVQEAKELFEQGYKEVTLLGQNVDSYKWSGEENNKARLEKKEKEEEVEEVVNFANLLEMVAQVSPELRIRFSTSHPKDITDEVLYTMKKYENICKFIHLPVQSGNSRVLDIMNRTYDREWYINRIDKIREILGNECGVSSDMIAGFCTETEEEHKDTLSLMEYVKFDFSYMFFYSERPGTLAEKKFEDDIPEEVKKRRLQEIVTLQRIHSAERNALNVGQTQKVLIEGYSKRSQEHFQGRNSANKVVVFPKGDAQIGTYAHVKVHDCTGGTLLGELVEV, from the coding sequence ATGAGCGATTTAATTAAGGATATCAACTTTGTTGGTGAAGAAGTTGATAAGAAAGCTGTGACTTGTGAAGTTAAGGTAACTGACAACACTGCAGCTGAAGGACAACGTAAGTTATACATTGAAAGTTACGGTTGTCAGATGAATTTTTCTGACTCTGAAATTGTAGCTTCAGTAATGCAGGAAAATAACTTCGGAACAACAAATGATGTCGAAGAAGCAGACCTAGTTTTTTTAAATACATGTTCAATCCGTGAGAAAGCAGAGCAAACTGTTCGTAAGCGTCTAACTGTATTTAATAAGATAAAGAAAAGAAAACCTGGAATGATCATCGGTGTATTGGGTTGTATGGCTGAACGTCTAAAAACTCAATTACTGGAAGAAGAAAAAATGGTAGATATCGTGGCTGGACCCGATGCTTACAGAGATCTTCCTAAACTTGTCGGTGATGTTGATGAAGGAGATAAAGGTGTCAATGTATTTTTATCTAGAGATGAAACGTATGCGGATATTGCTCCAATCAGATTGAATTCAAATGGTATTACAGCAATGATCTCTATTATGAGAGGTTGTGATAACATGTGTTCTTTCTGTGTAGTGCCATTTACTCGTGGTCGTGAGCGCTCTAGAGATCCTCATTCTATTGTACAAGAAGCAAAAGAATTATTCGAACAAGGATATAAAGAAGTTACTTTATTAGGCCAAAATGTAGATTCATACAAGTGGTCTGGTGAAGAAAACAATAAAGCTCGATTAGAGAAAAAAGAGAAGGAGGAAGAAGTAGAAGAAGTGGTGAACTTTGCTAATTTGTTAGAAATGGTAGCACAAGTTTCTCCTGAACTTCGTATTCGTTTTTCAACTTCTCATCCTAAGGATATTACAGACGAGGTGTTATATACTATGAAAAAGTACGAAAACATCTGTAAGTTTATCCACCTTCCAGTACAGTCTGGAAACTCTAGAGTTCTTGATATTATGAACCGTACTTATGATAGAGAATGGTACATTAATAGAATTGATAAGATTAGAGAAATTTTAGGAAACGAGTGTGGTGTTTCTTCTGATATGATTGCTGGTTTCTGTACAGAAACAGAAGAGGAACATAAAGATACCTTGTCATTGATGGAGTATGTGAAATTCGATTTCAGTTATATGTTCTTCTATTCAGAGAGACCAGGAACATTAGCAGAAAAGAAATTTGAAGATGATATTCCTGAAGAAGTGAAAAAACGTCGTTTACAAGAAATTGTAACATTACAACGTATACATTCAGCAGAACGTAATGCTTTAAATGTTGGTCAAACTCAAAAAGTATTGATTGAAGGATATTCTAAACGTTCACAAGAACACTTCCAAGGTAGAAACTCTGCAAATAAAGTAGTAGTATTCCCTAAAGGAGATGCACAAATCGGTACATATGCACATGTTAAAGTACATGACTGTACAGGTGGTACATTGTTAGGTGAACTTGTAGAAGTTTAA
- a CDS encoding AAA family ATPase has product MLIEFSVTNFRSIKNEQVLSLLPSGRVRKISKDNRLLTHSNYPQTETLASAVVFGANASGKSNLLRALEALSVMVQEGHDSVLGEGAKAYVPFRLDRMSRELPTNFYIRFIASDGVQYEYELSRDAESVTHEALYSYPKNRRVKLFERSENLPVVFGKKLKGDKQSIARHVLPHQLMLAKGAQLGLGQLMAPWRFFKSHLRAYILYRSVYDDALLQGIAKHIVNDESGRFLKNLSQLVYNADTGIKGIDVVQEDSELMGLFEGRRRFQIKTLHYSEDTEKPVLFELKEESIGTRKLVALGGLILRVLEAGDTLAIDELDQSMHPHLTRALIKLFHNPNTNPKRAQLIFSTHDASLLNDDLFRFDQVFLSERSEDGETEVSSVSDIPNLKKEVPLEEWYLTGKFGGTPAINQLGLEFDFNIQGDEEQKER; this is encoded by the coding sequence ATGTTGATAGAATTTTCTGTGACCAATTTTAGGTCTATTAAAAATGAACAGGTGTTGTCATTACTTCCATCAGGAAGAGTAAGAAAAATTTCCAAGGATAATAGATTGTTAACCCATTCCAATTATCCACAAACAGAGACTTTGGCTTCTGCAGTTGTTTTTGGTGCTAATGCTTCGGGAAAAAGTAACTTATTACGAGCGTTGGAAGCACTTAGCGTAATGGTACAAGAGGGACATGATAGTGTGTTAGGAGAAGGAGCTAAAGCTTATGTTCCTTTCCGTTTGGACCGAATGTCAAGAGAGCTTCCTACAAATTTCTATATTCGATTTATAGCTTCTGATGGAGTTCAGTATGAATATGAATTGTCTAGAGACGCCGAAAGTGTAACACATGAAGCTTTGTATTCTTACCCCAAAAACAGAAGAGTTAAGCTTTTTGAAAGAAGTGAAAATTTGCCTGTAGTCTTTGGTAAGAAACTTAAAGGTGATAAACAGTCTATAGCAAGGCATGTACTACCGCATCAGTTAATGTTAGCCAAGGGAGCTCAATTGGGTTTAGGTCAATTAATGGCTCCATGGAGGTTTTTCAAGAGTCATTTGAGAGCATATATCCTTTATCGATCAGTATATGATGATGCTTTATTACAAGGAATCGCAAAACACATTGTTAATGATGAATCAGGAAGATTTCTGAAGAATTTAAGTCAATTAGTGTATAATGCTGATACAGGGATAAAAGGCATTGATGTTGTTCAGGAAGATTCGGAGTTAATGGGGCTTTTTGAAGGAAGAAGAAGGTTTCAAATCAAAACTTTGCATTATTCTGAAGATACTGAAAAACCAGTATTATTTGAGTTGAAAGAGGAATCTATTGGTACTAGAAAACTAGTAGCTTTAGGAGGGTTAATATTAAGAGTATTAGAAGCGGGAGATACACTTGCTATTGATGAACTTGATCAGAGTATGCATCCTCACCTTACAAGAGCACTAATTAAACTTTTTCATAACCCAAATACGAACCCTAAAAGAGCACAATTGATATTTTCTACTCACGATGCTTCTTTATTAAATGATGATCTATTTCGTTTCGACCAAGTTTTTCTTTCAGAGAGATCAGAAGATGGAGAGACTGAAGTGTCATCGGTTTCTGATATTCCTAACTTGAAAAAAGAAGTACCACTAGAGGAATGGTATCTGACTGGTAAATTTGGAGGAACACCTGCAATTAATCAATTAGGTTTAGAGTTTGACTTTAACATACAAGGCGATGAGGAACAGAAGGAGAGATAA
- a CDS encoding RloB family protein — MRNRRRDKNNSLRQRVLILCEGAKTEPNYFNGLKHDAAKRRTLSAVDIEVYQPKSHSPLGLVREAIFKKKKALTKGNPYETIWLVFDRDYHKHIEEVIILAGKNDIKVIISNICFELWFLLHYEMVDVNKRYLKCGNLIKYIQQNYVSRYHKNAKNYHELKPLTDLAIERAKKLEEHFISGVKSNTKFHEREPYTNVYVLVEYLLDL, encoded by the coding sequence ATGAGGAACAGAAGGAGAGATAAGAATAATTCCCTTCGCCAAAGAGTATTGATTCTTTGTGAGGGAGCTAAAACAGAACCCAATTATTTTAATGGTTTAAAACATGATGCAGCAAAAAGAAGAACTTTATCTGCTGTTGATATTGAAGTATATCAACCTAAAAGTCATAGCCCATTAGGTTTAGTGAGAGAAGCGATATTCAAAAAAAAGAAAGCCTTAACAAAAGGAAACCCATACGAAACTATTTGGCTAGTCTTTGATAGAGATTATCACAAACATATCGAAGAGGTGATCATTTTAGCAGGGAAAAATGACATCAAAGTAATTATCTCTAATATCTGTTTTGAGTTATGGTTTTTACTGCACTATGAAATGGTGGATGTCAATAAGCGCTATTTGAAATGTGGAAATTTAATCAAATACATCCAGCAAAATTATGTATCCCGTTACCATAAAAATGCAAAAAACTACCACGAGCTAAAACCTCTGACTGATTTGGCTATAGAAAGGGCAAAAAAGTTAGAAGAGCATTTTATCTCTGGTGTAAAATCAAATACTAAATTTCATGAAAGAGAACCATACACGAATGTCTATGTATTGGTAGAGTATCTTTTGGATTTATAA
- a CDS encoding DUF4112 domain-containing protein produces the protein MTNQTSQYANDPSYKTLKRISSIMDEAIPIPGTKQSIGLDAFVGLIPGVGDTISVFISGVALFTVARNGLPARLIMAMTFNLLLDYLIGIIPGIGDFIDVFYRANRNNVKLIEGYYNQNPQAINQVQKSSTGLMIFAGLMFILLTSVVFLVAYFVKLVIWQSMGWE, from the coding sequence ATGACAAATCAGACTTCCCAGTATGCCAACGATCCCTCTTATAAAACTTTAAAAAGAATTAGTTCTATCATGGATGAGGCCATTCCAATTCCTGGAACAAAACAAAGTATAGGATTAGATGCGTTTGTTGGGTTGATCCCGGGAGTTGGTGACACTATCTCTGTTTTTATTTCTGGAGTTGCCTTATTTACAGTGGCAAGAAATGGTTTACCCGCAAGACTAATCATGGCAATGACTTTTAATCTATTACTGGATTACCTCATTGGAATAATACCAGGCATTGGAGATTTCATAGATGTATTCTACAGAGCTAATAGAAATAATGTAAAATTGATTGAAGGATATTATAATCAGAACCCTCAAGCAATCAACCAAGTACAAAAAAGCTCCACAGGGTTAATGATATTCGCAGGGTTAATGTTCATATTACTGACTAGTGTTGTATTTCTTGTTGCCTATTTTGTAAAATTGGTCATCTGGCAATCAATGGGGTGGGAATAA
- a CDS encoding GNAT family N-acetyltransferase, translating into MKFEIRDITAAQTWAIRHKVMWPKEPLSYVKIPDDDKGRHLGLFVGEELTSVISLFMDPDKNVQFRKFATLQEQQGKGYGSILLKHVIKLAKEEGAKVLWCNARATATILYEREGLHQTDTSFIRKGILFVRMEKQL; encoded by the coding sequence ATGAAATTTGAAATTAGAGATATTACTGCTGCACAAACTTGGGCAATCCGACATAAAGTAATGTGGCCGAAAGAACCACTATCTTATGTCAAAATTCCAGATGATGATAAAGGAAGACATTTAGGATTATTTGTTGGAGAAGAATTAACATCTGTGATTTCATTATTTATGGATCCTGACAAGAATGTTCAGTTTAGAAAATTTGCCACTCTTCAAGAACAGCAAGGGAAAGGATATGGAAGTATTCTACTAAAGCATGTGATAAAGCTAGCAAAAGAAGAAGGAGCTAAAGTATTGTGGTGTAATGCAAGAGCAACAGCTACAATCTTATATGAAAGAGAGGGATTACATCAAACGGATACTTCTTTTATACGTAAAGGTATTCTATTTGTAAGAATGGAAAAACAACTATAA